A region of Streptomyces cinnamoneus DNA encodes the following proteins:
- a CDS encoding cell division initiation protein: protein MDVQKKLDEIVTTVAGARSMPMSASCVINRAELLALLEEVRAALPGSLAQAREVIGDREALVADAREEAERILASARAQRGSLISGTEVARQSREEADRILAEARREAAEIRAEADDYVDSKLANFEVVLTKTLGSVGRGREKLLGLPGADAPDPEGLAADAPERSLDPRLQRDSADAYVDAKLGAVSAVLAKTLEAVGKGREKLLGARPADELGALADQDGPLGRTSDADFLAELAASQEPVATVPQPAQQPAWEDYAAPAADYGAHDPYGYAQQPQQHYPPQADPYAVHSGYAQHDPYAWQTPAGGQGGQGYDTGYAQDPRHQQAQQQAQQVHEPRHGQGGGTSAALDETSFFDTGMIDLDQLRRYEQGR from the coding sequence GTGGACGTCCAGAAGAAGCTCGACGAGATCGTCACGACCGTCGCCGGTGCCCGCTCCATGCCCATGTCGGCCTCCTGCGTCATCAACCGGGCCGAGCTGCTCGCCCTGCTGGAGGAGGTCCGGGCCGCCCTGCCCGGCTCCCTCGCCCAGGCGCGCGAGGTGATCGGCGACCGGGAGGCGCTGGTCGCGGACGCCCGCGAGGAGGCCGAGCGGATCCTCGCGTCCGCCCGGGCCCAGCGCGGCTCGCTGATCTCCGGCACCGAGGTGGCCCGGCAGTCCCGCGAGGAGGCCGACCGCATCCTCGCCGAGGCCCGCCGGGAGGCCGCGGAGATCCGGGCCGAGGCCGACGACTACGTCGACTCCAAGCTCGCCAACTTCGAGGTCGTCCTCACCAAGACCCTCGGCTCCGTCGGCCGCGGGCGCGAGAAGCTCCTCGGCCTGCCCGGCGCCGACGCCCCGGACCCCGAGGGTCTGGCCGCCGACGCCCCCGAGCGCAGCCTTGACCCCCGCCTCCAGCGCGACAGCGCCGACGCCTACGTGGACGCGAAGCTGGGCGCGGTCTCGGCGGTCCTGGCCAAGACCCTCGAAGCCGTCGGGAAGGGCCGCGAGAAGCTGCTGGGCGCCCGTCCCGCGGACGAGCTCGGCGCCCTCGCCGACCAGGACGGCCCCCTCGGCCGCACCAGCGACGCCGACTTCCTGGCCGAGCTGGCCGCCTCCCAGGAGCCCGTGGCCACCGTCCCGCAGCCGGCCCAGCAGCCCGCCTGGGAGGACTACGCCGCCCCCGCCGCCGACTACGGCGCCCACGACCCGTACGGCTACGCCCAGCAGCCGCAGCAGCACTACCCCCCGCAGGCGGACCCCTACGCCGTCCACAGCGGCTACGCCCAGCACGACCCGTACGCCTGGCAGACCCCGGCCGGCGGCCAGGGGGGCCAGGGATACGACACCGGCTACGCCCAGGACCCCCGGCACCAGCAAGCGCAGCAGCAGGCGCAGCAGGTGCACGAGCCCCGGCACGGCCAGGGCGGCGGGACCTCGGCGGCGCTCGACGAGACCAGCTTCTTCGACACGGGCATGATCGACCTCGACCAGCTCCGGCGGTACGAACAGGGCCGCTGA
- a CDS encoding YceD family protein produces MFDTRELGRRPGALKRVSRSVPAPQDLGIEVIGVPQDATVGLDLRLESVMEGVLVTGTARAPLTGECVRCLEPLERELEVDFQEMYSYPDADDRSRHADTGDDAEDDEEDMLFLEADLFDLEPVLRDAVVLALPLQPVCQEDCPGLCSECGARLADDPDHHHETVDIRWAALQGLAGSDQDGEKDNAPRSGGDDSQEK; encoded by the coding sequence GTGTTCGATACGCGCGAGCTGGGCCGGCGTCCCGGTGCGCTCAAGAGGGTCTCCCGCTCCGTCCCGGCTCCTCAGGACCTCGGCATCGAGGTCATCGGCGTGCCCCAGGACGCGACTGTGGGACTCGACCTCCGGCTCGAGTCGGTCATGGAAGGGGTGCTCGTCACAGGCACCGCCCGTGCACCGCTCACCGGGGAGTGCGTAAGGTGTCTGGAGCCGCTTGAGCGAGAGCTCGAAGTGGACTTCCAGGAGATGTACTCCTACCCCGACGCCGACGACCGGAGCCGCCACGCGGACACCGGCGACGACGCCGAGGACGACGAGGAGGACATGCTCTTCCTCGAGGCCGACTTGTTCGACCTCGAACCAGTGCTGCGGGACGCGGTGGTGCTCGCACTGCCGCTGCAGCCGGTGTGCCAGGAAGACTGCCCTGGCCTGTGCTCCGAGTGCGGGGCACGGCTGGCGGACGACCCGGACCACCACCATGAGACCGTCGACATTCGTTGGGCGGCACTGCAGGGACTCGCCGGTTCCGACCAGGACGGCGAGAAGGACAACGCACCCCGCTCCGGCGGGGATGACTCACAGGAGAAGTAG
- the rnc gene encoding ribonuclease III: MSDASKSSRTRGNDTEPAPADAASSHTLLEGRLGYRLETALLVRALTHRSYAYENGGLPTNERLEFLGDSVLGLVVTDTLYRIHPDLPEGQLAKLRAAVVNSRALAEVGRGLDLGSFIRLGRGEEGTGGRDKASILADTLEAVIGAVYLDQGLDAAAELVHRLFDPLIEKSSNLGAGLDWKTSLQELTATEGLGVPEYLVSETGPDHEKTFTAAARVGGVAYGTGTGRSKKEAEQQAAESAWRAINSAAEARLAAEKAAAESGAVPEGDTPSDSAQGAAS; the protein is encoded by the coding sequence ATGTCAGACGCCAGTAAGTCGTCCCGCACTCGTGGGAACGACACTGAACCGGCGCCGGCGGACGCGGCCTCGTCTCACACGCTTCTGGAAGGGCGGCTCGGGTACAGACTCGAGACCGCCCTTCTGGTGCGTGCGCTGACGCACCGGTCCTACGCGTACGAGAACGGCGGCCTGCCCACCAACGAGCGGCTGGAGTTCCTCGGGGACTCCGTGCTCGGCCTGGTGGTCACGGACACGCTGTACCGCATCCACCCCGACCTGCCCGAGGGCCAGCTGGCCAAACTGCGGGCCGCGGTGGTCAACTCCCGCGCACTGGCGGAGGTCGGCCGCGGCCTCGACCTGGGCTCCTTCATCCGGCTCGGCCGGGGCGAAGAGGGCACGGGCGGCCGGGACAAGGCGTCGATCCTCGCGGACACGCTGGAAGCCGTCATCGGCGCGGTCTATCTCGACCAGGGCCTCGACGCGGCCGCGGAGCTCGTGCACCGGCTCTTCGACCCGCTGATCGAGAAGTCCTCGAACCTCGGCGCCGGCCTGGACTGGAAGACCAGCCTCCAGGAGCTGACCGCCACCGAGGGCCTCGGCGTGCCGGAGTACCTGGTCTCCGAGACCGGTCCCGACCACGAGAAGACCTTCACGGCTGCTGCCCGCGTCGGTGGTGTCGCGTACGGCACCGGCACCGGCCGCAGCAAGAAGGAAGCGGAGCAACAGGCGGCGGAGTCCGCCTGGCGCGCCATCAACAGCGCGGCGGAAGCCCGCTTGGCGGCCGAGAAGGCCGCGGCCGAGTCCGGTGCGGTGCCGGAGGGCGACACCCCCTCCGACAGCGCGCAGGGCGCGGCGAGCTGA
- the rpmF gene encoding 50S ribosomal protein L32 gives MAVPKRKMSRSNTRHRRSQWKAAVPTLVACERCHEPKQQHIACPSCGTYNKRQVLAV, from the coding sequence GTGGCTGTTCCGAAGCGGAAGATGTCGCGCAGCAACACGCGCCACCGCCGGTCGCAGTGGAAGGCTGCGGTCCCCACCCTGGTGGCGTGCGAGCGCTGCCACGAGCCGAAGCAGCAGCACATCGCGTGCCCGAGCTGCGGCACCTACAACAAGCGCCAGGTCCTCGCGGTCTGA
- a CDS encoding thiamine-phosphate kinase, whose translation MKGTVGELGEFGLIRELTSRLTTTPAVRLGPGDDAAVVAAPDRRVVASTDVLLEGRHFRRDWSTAYDVGRKATAQNLADIAAMGAVPTAVLLGLVVPAELPATWPTELMDGIRDECQVAGAAVVGGDVVRGETITVAITALGDLRNHEPVTRSGARAGDVVAVTGWLGWSAAGLAVLSRGFRSPRAFVEAHRRPEPPYHAGPAAAALGATAMTDVSDGLIADLGHIAEASKVRIDLRTAAIDVPTQMSDIGQAVGVDPLQWVLTGGEDHAIVATFPPDVKLPARWKVIGEVVNPSALPQVTVDGAPWDKAGGWDHFGDLEPGE comes from the coding sequence GTGAAAGGCACCGTGGGCGAGTTGGGGGAGTTCGGGCTCATCAGAGAGCTGACCTCCCGGCTCACCACCACCCCGGCGGTCCGGCTCGGGCCGGGTGACGACGCCGCGGTGGTCGCAGCGCCCGACCGGAGGGTCGTGGCCAGTACGGACGTGCTCCTGGAGGGGCGGCACTTCCGCCGCGACTGGTCGACCGCCTACGACGTCGGCCGCAAGGCCACGGCGCAGAACCTCGCCGACATCGCCGCCATGGGCGCGGTGCCCACCGCGGTGCTGCTCGGCCTGGTCGTACCCGCCGAGCTTCCCGCCACCTGGCCGACCGAGCTGATGGACGGCATCCGGGACGAGTGCCAGGTCGCCGGCGCCGCCGTGGTCGGCGGCGACGTCGTGCGCGGCGAGACCATCACCGTGGCCATCACGGCCCTGGGCGACCTCCGCAACCACGAGCCGGTCACCCGCTCCGGCGCCCGCGCGGGCGACGTCGTCGCGGTCACCGGCTGGCTGGGCTGGTCCGCGGCCGGGCTCGCCGTGCTCTCCCGGGGCTTCCGCTCCCCGCGGGCGTTCGTCGAGGCCCACCGGCGCCCCGAGCCGCCGTACCACGCCGGCCCCGCCGCCGCCGCGCTCGGCGCGACCGCCATGACGGACGTCAGCGACGGACTGATCGCCGACCTCGGTCACATCGCCGAGGCCAGCAAGGTCCGCATCGACCTGCGCACGGCCGCCATCGACGTGCCCACGCAGATGTCCGACATCGGCCAGGCCGTCGGCGTCGACCCGCTCCAGTGGGTCCTCACCGGGGGAGAGGACCACGCCATCGTCGCCACCTTCCCGCCCGACGTGAAGCTGCCGGCCCGCTGGAAGGTCATCGGCGAGGTGGTCAACCCCTCCGCCCTGCCCCAGGTGACCGTCGACGGCGCGCCCTGGGACAAGGCCGGCGGATGGGACCACTTCGGGGACCTCGAACCCGGCGAGTAG
- the thiD gene encoding bifunctional hydroxymethylpyrimidine kinase/phosphomethylpyrimidine kinase, whose translation MRTPPTVLTVAGSDSGGGAGVQADLKTMLALGAHGMSVVTAVTAQNSLGVQGVWPLPAQAVRAQFRSVVDDIGVQAVKTGMLASAELVETVAGLLAGVDAPVVVDPVGISKHGDALLAASALDAVRTKLLPAATVVTPNLDEVAWLTGVRVRSEADLRRAADAVLAYGPRWVLVKGGHLAGDAVDLLTDGVEEHRFRAPRHDNRHTHGTGCTLASAVAVGLAKGLPVPEAVSAAKAYVTGAIAAGFALGAGIGPVDHGWLAPRPRP comes from the coding sequence ATGCGCACACCCCCGACGGTCCTCACCGTCGCCGGATCCGACTCCGGCGGCGGTGCCGGCGTCCAGGCCGACCTGAAGACCATGCTCGCCCTCGGGGCGCACGGCATGAGCGTGGTCACCGCGGTGACCGCGCAGAACTCCCTGGGCGTCCAGGGCGTCTGGCCGCTGCCCGCGCAGGCCGTACGGGCCCAGTTCCGCAGCGTCGTCGACGACATCGGGGTCCAGGCCGTCAAGACCGGCATGCTCGCCTCGGCGGAACTGGTGGAGACCGTGGCCGGGCTGCTCGCCGGGGTGGACGCCCCCGTGGTCGTCGACCCGGTCGGCATCTCCAAGCACGGCGACGCCCTGCTGGCCGCCTCCGCGCTCGACGCGGTCCGCACGAAACTGCTGCCGGCCGCCACGGTGGTCACCCCGAACCTCGACGAGGTCGCGTGGCTCACGGGCGTACGGGTGCGCAGCGAGGCGGACCTGCGGCGGGCGGCCGACGCGGTGCTGGCGTACGGGCCGAGGTGGGTGCTCGTCAAGGGCGGCCACCTGGCGGGCGACGCCGTGGACCTGCTGACGGACGGCGTGGAGGAGCACCGCTTCCGTGCCCCGCGCCACGACAACCGGCACACGCACGGCACGGGGTGCACGCTGGCCTCCGCCGTGGCGGTGGGCCTGGCCAAGGGGCTCCCCGTCCCGGAGGCGGTGAGCGCGGCGAAGGCGTACGTCACCGGCGCGATAGCGGCGGGATTCGCGCTGGGTGCGGGGATCGGCCCGGTGGACCACGGCTGGCTCGCCCCCCGGCCCCGCCCGTGA
- the rsmD gene encoding 16S rRNA (guanine(966)-N(2))-methyltransferase RsmD — protein sequence MTRVIAGTAGGRRLAVPPGTGTRPTSDRAREGLFSTWVSVLGTLQGARVLDLYGGSGAVGLEALSRGAEHVLLVEADARAVRVIRDNVRTVGLPGAEVRPGKAEQAVAGPPPARPYDVVFLDPPYAVTDDDLREILLTLHAGGWLADDALVTVERSTRGGEFRWPDGFDALRARRYGEGTLWYGRAASACTAEQGTGTS from the coding sequence ATGACCCGCGTGATCGCCGGCACCGCCGGCGGACGCCGCCTGGCCGTGCCGCCCGGCACCGGCACCCGCCCCACCTCCGACCGCGCGCGCGAGGGCCTGTTCTCCACCTGGGTGTCCGTCCTGGGCACCCTCCAGGGCGCCAGGGTGCTGGACCTGTACGGGGGCTCCGGCGCGGTCGGCCTCGAAGCGCTCTCGCGCGGCGCCGAGCACGTCCTGCTGGTCGAGGCGGACGCCCGTGCGGTCCGCGTCATCCGGGACAACGTCCGCACGGTCGGCCTGCCCGGCGCCGAGGTGCGCCCCGGCAAGGCCGAGCAGGCCGTGGCCGGGCCGCCGCCCGCCCGCCCCTACGACGTGGTCTTCCTCGACCCGCCCTACGCGGTGACCGACGACGATCTCCGGGAGATCCTCCTCACACTCCACGCGGGGGGCTGGCTCGCCGACGACGCGCTCGTCACTGTGGAGCGCAGCACCAGGGGCGGGGAGTTCCGCTGGCCGGACGGCTTCGACGCCCTGAGGGCCCGTCGTTACGGCGAGGGGACGCTTTGGTACGGTCGCGCCGCCTCGGCGTGCACTGCCGAACAGGGAACAGGCACGTCATGA
- the coaD gene encoding pantetheine-phosphate adenylyltransferase codes for MNGPESEEPPLRRAVCPGSFDPVTNGHLDIIARASRLYDVVHVAVMVNKAKQGLFTVDERIELLREVTAEYGNVQVEAFHGLLVDFCKQREIPAIVKGLRAVSDFDYELQMAQMNNGLSGVETLFVPTNPTYSFLSSSLVKEVAAWGGDVSHLVPPQVLQALDERLARRPASD; via the coding sequence ATGAATGGACCGGAGAGCGAGGAACCACCGTTGCGCCGCGCCGTCTGTCCGGGGTCGTTCGACCCCGTCACCAATGGACACCTCGACATCATCGCCCGCGCTTCCAGGCTGTACGACGTCGTGCACGTCGCGGTGATGGTCAACAAGGCGAAGCAGGGCCTGTTCACCGTCGACGAGCGGATAGAACTCCTGCGGGAGGTGACCGCCGAGTACGGCAACGTGCAGGTCGAGGCCTTCCACGGCCTGCTCGTCGACTTCTGCAAGCAGCGGGAGATCCCCGCCATCGTCAAGGGGCTGCGCGCGGTCAGCGACTTCGACTACGAGCTGCAGATGGCCCAGATGAACAACGGCCTCTCGGGCGTCGAGACGCTGTTCGTCCCCACCAACCCCACCTACAGCTTCCTCTCGTCCAGCCTGGTCAAGGAGGTCGCGGCCTGGGGAGGCGACGTCTCCCACCTGGTGCCGCCGCAGGTGCTCCAGGCTCTGGACGAACGGCTGGCGCGACGCCCCGCATCTGACTAA
- the recG gene encoding ATP-dependent DNA helicase RecG encodes MGGVPALDEPLKKTLGGTTAKVMAEHLDLHTVGDLLHHYPRRYAERGELTRLADLPLDEHVTVVAQVSDARVHKFNNGRGQRLEVTLTDGSGRLQLVFFGRSIYHHQKELVPGRRGMFAGKVGTFRTTRQLSHPAYEMLGENSDADTARAWASQLIPLYPACSKMESWKVSNAVDVVLASMEAAGWDSVVDPLPAALREGRGLLPLPEAFRKVHRPRTKAEIEDARSRLKWDEAFVLQVALARRRHADSQLPAVARKPVAGGLLDAFDAKLPFTLTDGQHKVSAEIFDDLATEHPMHRLLQGEVGSGKTMVALRAMLGVVDAGGQAAMLAPTEVLAQQHHRSITETMGPLAEGGMLGGAEQGTKVVLLTGSMGAAARRQALLDLITGEAGIVVGTHALIEDKVGFHDLGLVVVDEQHRFGVEQRDALRSKGKQPPHLLVMTATPIPRTVAMTVFGDLETSVLDQLPAGRSPIATHVVPAKDKPHFLARAWERVREEVEGGHQAYVVCPRIGDEEDEAKAAKAKAEAEGERRPPLAVLDVAEQLERGPLAGLRVAVLHGRMQPEAKDDVMRRFAAGEVDVLVATTVIEVGVNVPNSTVMVIMDADRFGVSQLHQLRGRVGRGSAPGLCLLVSEAHEASPARARLGAVAATLDGFELSRIDLEQRREGDVLGQAQSGVRSSLRMLAVIDDEEIIAAAREEAAAVVAGDPELARLPALRTALDALLDKEREQFLDKG; translated from the coding sequence ATGGGAGGCGTGCCCGCGCTAGACGAACCCCTGAAGAAGACCCTCGGCGGCACCACCGCGAAGGTGATGGCCGAGCACCTCGACCTGCACACGGTCGGCGACCTCCTGCACCACTACCCCCGCCGCTACGCCGAGCGCGGTGAGCTGACGCGCCTGGCCGACCTGCCGCTGGACGAGCACGTCACCGTCGTCGCGCAGGTCTCCGACGCGCGCGTGCACAAGTTCAACAACGGCCGGGGGCAGCGCCTGGAGGTGACCCTCACCGACGGCAGCGGACGCCTCCAGCTCGTCTTCTTCGGCCGGTCGATCTACCACCACCAGAAGGAGCTCGTCCCCGGCCGCCGCGGCATGTTCGCGGGCAAGGTCGGCACCTTCCGCACCACCCGCCAGCTGTCGCACCCGGCGTACGAGATGCTCGGCGAGAACAGCGACGCCGACACCGCCCGCGCGTGGGCCAGCCAGCTCATCCCGCTCTACCCGGCCTGCTCGAAGATGGAGTCCTGGAAGGTCTCCAACGCCGTCGACGTGGTCCTCGCCTCCATGGAGGCCGCCGGCTGGGACAGCGTCGTGGACCCCCTGCCGGCGGCCCTGCGCGAGGGCCGGGGGCTGCTGCCGCTGCCGGAGGCCTTCCGCAAGGTCCACCGGCCGCGCACCAAGGCCGAGATCGAGGACGCCCGCTCGCGGCTGAAGTGGGACGAGGCGTTCGTCCTCCAGGTCGCCCTCGCCCGCCGGCGCCACGCCGACTCCCAGCTGCCGGCCGTGGCCCGCAAGCCCGTGGCCGGCGGCCTCCTCGACGCCTTCGACGCGAAGCTGCCCTTCACCCTCACCGACGGACAGCACAAGGTCTCCGCCGAGATCTTCGACGACCTGGCCACCGAGCACCCCATGCACCGGCTGCTCCAGGGCGAAGTGGGTTCGGGCAAGACCATGGTCGCCCTGCGGGCCATGCTCGGCGTCGTCGACGCCGGCGGCCAGGCGGCGATGCTCGCCCCCACCGAAGTGCTCGCCCAGCAGCACCACCGCTCGATCACCGAGACGATGGGACCGCTGGCCGAGGGCGGCATGCTCGGCGGCGCCGAGCAGGGCACCAAGGTGGTGCTGCTCACCGGCTCCATGGGCGCCGCGGCCCGCCGGCAGGCCCTGCTGGACCTGATCACGGGCGAGGCCGGCATCGTCGTCGGCACCCACGCGCTGATCGAGGACAAGGTGGGGTTCCACGACCTGGGCCTGGTCGTGGTCGACGAACAGCACCGCTTCGGCGTCGAGCAGCGCGACGCCCTGCGTTCCAAAGGCAAGCAACCCCCGCACCTGCTGGTGATGACCGCGACGCCCATCCCGCGGACGGTCGCCATGACCGTCTTCGGCGACCTGGAGACGTCCGTCCTGGACCAGCTGCCGGCGGGCCGTTCACCCATCGCCACCCATGTGGTGCCCGCCAAGGACAAGCCGCACTTCCTCGCGCGCGCCTGGGAGCGCGTGCGCGAGGAGGTCGAGGGCGGCCACCAGGCGTACGTGGTCTGCCCGCGCATCGGCGACGAGGAGGACGAGGCGAAGGCCGCCAAGGCCAAGGCCGAGGCGGAGGGGGAGCGGAGGCCGCCGCTCGCCGTGCTGGACGTCGCCGAGCAGCTGGAGCGCGGGCCGCTCGCGGGCCTGCGCGTGGCGGTGCTCCACGGCCGCATGCAGCCCGAGGCGAAGGACGACGTCATGCGGCGCTTCGCCGCGGGCGAGGTGGACGTCCTGGTGGCCACGACCGTCATCGAGGTCGGCGTGAACGTGCCCAACTCCACCGTCATGGTGATCATGGACGCGGACCGGTTCGGCGTCTCCCAGCTCCACCAGCTGCGCGGCCGCGTCGGCCGCGGCTCGGCCCCCGGCCTGTGCCTGCTCGTCTCCGAGGCCCACGAGGCGAGCCCCGCCCGCGCCCGCCTCGGCGCCGTCGCGGCGACCCTCGACGGCTTCGAGCTCTCCCGCATCGACCTGGAGCAGCGCCGCGAGGGCGACGTGCTCGGCCAGGCGCAGTCCGGCGTCCGCTCCTCCCTGCGGATGCTCGCGGTCATCGACGACGAGGAGATCATCGCGGCCGCCCGCGAGGAGGCCGCCGCGGTCGTCGCCGGGGACCCCGAGCTGGCCCGGCTGCCCGCGCTGCGCACCGCGCTCGACGCGCTGCTCGACAAGGAGCGCGAGCAGTTCCTCGACAAGGGCTGA
- a CDS encoding DAK2 domain-containing protein, with protein sequence MPHTPPDSVRGRPLDADAVRTWCALALEGLGRAREEIDAINVYPVADGDTGTNLYLTVESATRAVDAVFEGHATTGPGSRPGLAEAVRAMAHGALIGARGNSGTILAQLLRGMAEVLTGDGDADHEAPDNAALLRRALRRAVESAYEGVARPVEGTVLTVASAAADAASTAATGDAAGVSRAAFDAAGTALAATPGQLEVLGRAGVVDAGGRGLVEVLGALAAALAGTEAAPHPPAGDSRHATRAWTAEACPADLGATTVTTGGEPDFEVIYLLEADDAAVARLRARLDALGESLVVVGGDGLWNVHVHVDDAGAAVEAGVEAGRPHRIRITHLATGTGLTRVREPAQRAVLALVPGEGLAALCAEAGATVVAVRPQEPPASGELVQAIRHAGVREVVLLPNDAELRHTAAAAAEQARAEGVRVALIPTRSPVQGIAALAVHEPGRRFDEDVVAMTSAAGATRHAELVVAERQSWTMAGVCQAGDVLGLIDGDVAVIGTDLAATAAVVLDRMLAAGGEMVTLVLGAGVPDEVADGLRRHVRRGHLAVDTVVYRGGQQAAPLLIGVE encoded by the coding sequence GTGCCGCACACTCCCCCAGACTCCGTCCGGGGGCGCCCCCTCGACGCCGACGCGGTACGCACCTGGTGCGCCCTGGCGCTGGAGGGGCTGGGCCGGGCGCGCGAGGAGATCGACGCCATCAACGTCTATCCCGTCGCGGACGGCGACACGGGCACCAACCTCTACCTGACCGTCGAATCCGCCACCCGCGCCGTGGACGCCGTCTTCGAGGGCCACGCCACCACCGGCCCCGGCTCCCGTCCCGGCCTCGCCGAGGCCGTGCGGGCCATGGCCCACGGCGCGCTCATAGGGGCCCGCGGCAACTCCGGCACCATCCTCGCCCAGCTGCTCCGCGGCATGGCCGAAGTGCTGACCGGCGACGGTGACGCGGATCACGAGGCCCCCGACAACGCCGCCCTGCTGCGCCGGGCCCTGCGCCGCGCCGTGGAGTCCGCCTACGAGGGCGTGGCCCGCCCCGTCGAGGGCACGGTACTGACGGTGGCCTCGGCCGCCGCCGACGCCGCGTCCACCGCCGCCACCGGTGACGCCGCCGGGGTGTCCCGTGCCGCGTTCGACGCCGCCGGCACGGCCCTGGCGGCCACCCCCGGGCAGCTGGAGGTCCTGGGACGGGCCGGCGTGGTGGACGCGGGCGGCAGGGGCCTGGTCGAGGTCCTGGGCGCCCTGGCGGCCGCCCTGGCCGGCACCGAGGCCGCGCCGCACCCGCCGGCCGGTGACAGCCGGCACGCCACGCGCGCGTGGACGGCCGAAGCCTGCCCCGCGGACCTCGGCGCCACGACGGTGACGACCGGCGGCGAACCGGACTTCGAGGTGATCTACCTCCTGGAGGCGGACGACGCGGCCGTCGCCCGGCTGCGCGCCCGTCTCGACGCCCTGGGCGAGTCCCTCGTGGTCGTCGGCGGCGACGGCCTGTGGAACGTCCACGTGCACGTCGACGACGCCGGTGCCGCCGTCGAGGCCGGCGTCGAGGCCGGCCGCCCGCACCGGATCCGCATCACCCACCTCGCCACCGGCACCGGCCTCACCCGCGTCCGCGAGCCCGCCCAGCGCGCCGTCCTCGCCCTCGTCCCCGGCGAGGGCCTCGCCGCCCTGTGTGCGGAGGCCGGCGCGACCGTCGTGGCCGTACGGCCCCAGGAGCCGCCCGCGAGCGGCGAGCTGGTCCAGGCGATCCGGCACGCGGGCGTGCGCGAGGTGGTGCTGCTGCCCAACGACGCCGAACTGCGCCACACCGCGGCCGCCGCGGCCGAACAGGCCCGCGCCGAGGGTGTCCGCGTCGCCCTCATCCCCACCCGCTCGCCGGTCCAGGGCATCGCGGCCCTCGCCGTCCACGAACCCGGCCGGCGCTTCGACGAGGACGTCGTCGCCATGACCTCCGCCGCCGGCGCCACGCGCCACGCGGAGCTCGTCGTGGCCGAGCGCCAGTCGTGGACCATGGCGGGCGTCTGCCAGGCCGGCGACGTCCTCGGCCTGATCGACGGCGACGTGGCCGTCATCGGGACGGACCTGGCCGCCACCGCCGCCGTCGTCCTGGACCGGATGCTCGCGGCGGGCGGCGAGATGGTCACCCTCGTCCTCGGCGCGGGCGTGCCCGACGAGGTCGCCGACGGCCTGCGCCGGCACGTGCGGCGCGGCCACCTCGCCGTGGACACGGTGGTCTACCGGGGCGGACAGCAGGCGGCACCGCTGCTGATCGGCGTCGAATAG
- the rpmB gene encoding 50S ribosomal protein L28: MAANCDVCGKGPGFGNNISHSHRRTSRRWNPNIQRVRAVVGRTPKRLNVCTSCIKAGKVSR; this comes from the coding sequence GTGGCTGCCAACTGCGACGTCTGCGGCAAGGGGCCGGGCTTCGGCAACAACATTTCGCACTCGCACCGCCGTACGTCCCGTCGCTGGAACCCGAACATCCAGCGTGTGCGTGCCGTGGTCGGTCGGACGCCGAAGCGCCTCAATGTCTGCACCTCGTGCATCAAGGCCGGCAAGGTCTCGCGCTAA